TATCAAGTTGCTTTATCAGCGCATATTCATCAATATCTCGTATTGCAACGAATACCTTCGAGAAGTAGACAAACGCATCGACGGACTGTCTGGTGATCTACTCGCTGACGTGAAGGGATATCGTGCGGAGGCAGTGACTCTGCGAGCGTTGTATTACTACTATGCGATGGATCTGTGGGGTAATGTGCCTTTCATCACGGATCAAGACGATGTAGGGGCGTTCATGCCGGATCAGGTCAGTAGAGAGTTTTTGTTCGAATTCATCGAAACAGAGCTTTTGGATGTGATCCCAGATTTGATGGACCCTGGGACCAACGAATACGCAAGAATAGACAAGGCCATGGCCTATACGCTCTTGGCGAAAATGTACCTCAATGCAGAGGTGTACATCGGAGAAGACCGGTATACGGATTGTTTGACCTATGCCAATCTCGTGATCAACTCAGGTCAGTATACGTTGGTGGATGACTACTCGAACCTCTTCAAAGCAGACAATCACAGGCAGCGTGACGAGATTATATTTCCGATTGCTGAGGACGGTGACAACACGAGAAATTATGGAGGCTTGACGTTCATCATTCATGGAGCAGTCGGAGGGTCTATGGATGCAGACAATGACTATGGTATCGCCGCAGGTGGGTGGTCTGGTCACCGCATGACGTCTTCGTTTGTAGAGGAATCTTTTGCAGATGTGACGGGGGAGACGGATAGCCGTGCGATCTTTCATACCGACGGCCAAGAGCTCGAGATCAACAATCCGGTGCTGTTCAACCAAGGCTACCTATGCGGTAAATTCAAGAACCTGACATCTTATGGTGACAAGGGTAAGAATACCAACTTCGTGGATACGGATTTTCCATTGTTCAGATTGGCGGATGTGTACTTGATATACGCGGAGGCAGTTCTGCGTGGAGGTACAGGAGGAGATCTAGCGACTGCATTGGCGTATATCAACGATATCAGAGAGAGAGCTTATGGTGATTCATCAGGTGACATCACGAGTGCAGATTTGGACTTGGATTTCATCTTGGACGAAAGAGGTCGCGAATTGTACTGGGAAGGACATAGACGTACCGATTTGATCCGTTTTGGTCAGTTCAGTGGAGGCACCAAGACTTGGGATTGGAAAGGAGGAGTCAAAGAAGGTGTCGCCACTTCGGATCACTATGATTTGTTTCCAATACCAGCTTTTGACCTAGGGCTCAATACCAACCTCGAACAGAATCCAGAATACTAAAGAACCTTTAAACAAAGAACGATTATGAAACCATATATAATAATATTACTATTCCTCAGCGGTCTTATGTTTGCCGCATGTGAAGAAGAGGACAAGGCAGTCATAGGAGACGAAGTGATCCCTCCACAGATGACGTCACCGAGTGATGGAGCATCGATTGTGGTGTCCGAAACCAATATGGCTGATGAGTTGATCATCACCTGGGAAGAGGCAGACTATGGCGTGGATTTAGCGGTGACCTATACTGTGGAGATGGACATCAAGGACAATGTCTTTTATGCGCCAGCTATCGTAGCGAGTACACAAGAGAATACTGCGACGGTGACGATAGAGGCAATCAATACCATGATTATTTCGGATTTGCATCAGCAGGCCAACGAGAGATCTGATGTGGAGTTTAGAGTCGTGGCGACTACCGAAGGTTTAGATGATTTGACCTCTCCGGTGGTGGCAGGTACGGTGACGACTTTTCAGTCAGCGGGAGACCCTGCGGTGGTGACCACTCCAGCAGTTGGAGCCGAATCGACGATCACGGTGGCCAATTTGATGGACAAGTTCTCTGTGGAATGGAGTCCAGCTGATCTAGGTACTTCGGATGTCGTATATACAGTCGAGTTGGTAGTCGGCGATGCATCTGTCGTACTGGGCAAAACAGGAGAGACCAAACTTGCAGTCAACAACGAGTCGTTGAACTACTACCTCGTGGGCAACCTGGAGCAAGCAGGTGGGGCAGCTGTCACTGCAAGCCTTCAGGTCACTGCGAGTTCTTCGACTACAGACCTGAAGTCAGAGTTGAGTAGTGTAGTGGTCAACACTCTGGATGCTACTGTACCAGGTAGACTCTATGTGCCTGGGGGCTATCAAAACTGGGTTCCAGATGTTGCGCCTACACTGAATCAGTCTGGGGATATTTTTGACGGTTTTGTGTATATGAATATCGAGACAGGCTTCAAATTCACAAGTGCCCCAGATTGGGATCACACCAACTTCGGATTTGATTCGGAGGGGGTGCTGACCAAAGATGGAGATGCCGCTGGATTGACCTATGGTCCTGGGTTCTTTAGATACCAAGTCGATACGGTCAATTTGACTTACGTGGCGTCTCTGGTGGAGTCATTTGGTCTAATCGGTACTGCGACTCCTGGGGCATGGGACTCATCTACGCCCATGACTTACGACGAAGCGACGGATACTTGGAGAGCGACGGCTGATTTGGTGGTAGGTGCGCTGAAGTTCAGAGCCAACGATGCCTGGGATATCAACTATGGGGTGGCGGATATCACGTCTCTCAGAGGTCAGTTGTATTTCGATGGAGGGTCGTATGATGTCAAAGAAGACGGCAACTATACAGTGATTCTAAGTTTCGATACGCAGAAGACACCGTATCAGTTCAACTACGAGATCATCAAGAACTAAATTGATTTTGTGAGAGGAACGATGGCTCCTCTCACATGCAAAAAAATAAAGCATGGTAGGATTGAAACCCGGCCATGCTTCAAAACAGGAAGAATGAAAAAAATGGATAGGAAAATGATGTGGATGCTGGGGTTGTGGATGCTATGTGTGGCTTGCGAGGACAAAGACTTGACTCCTCCAGATCCTGAGAAGGGACCAGAAGAGAGCGTAGAGGTGGAGCCATTTGACAATATCCCCTCCTTGTCGGAGATGGTGGTATATGAGGTTAATCTTCGGGCGTTTAGCGCCAGTGGAAATCTCGATGGAGTGAGACAGAGATTGGATCATATCCAAAGTTTAGGGGTCAATGTACTTTGGCTTATGCCGATCTACCCGATTGGGATAGAAAATGGGGTCAACTCTCCTTATGCCATTAGTGATTACAAAGAGGTCAATCCAGAATTTGGGACTCTCAATGACCTGATTAAGTTGGTCAATGAAGCGCACCGCAGGGACATGGCAGTGATCATGGACTGGGTGGGCAACCATACTGCATGGGACCACCTATGGATGGAACACAAGGATTGGTATAGTCAAGATGCGGAGGGCAACATCATAGCTCCGCCAGGTACTGGGTGGACAGATGTCGCCGAGCTCAACTTCGCAAACCAAGAT
The DNA window shown above is from Reichenbachiella sp. 5M10 and carries:
- a CDS encoding SusE domain-containing protein, coding for MKPYIIILLFLSGLMFAACEEEDKAVIGDEVIPPQMTSPSDGASIVVSETNMADELIITWEEADYGVDLAVTYTVEMDIKDNVFYAPAIVASTQENTATVTIEAINTMIISDLHQQANERSDVEFRVVATTEGLDDLTSPVVAGTVTTFQSAGDPAVVTTPAVGAESTITVANLMDKFSVEWSPADLGTSDVVYTVELVVGDASVVLGKTGETKLAVNNESLNYYLVGNLEQAGGAAVTASLQVTASSSTTDLKSELSSVVVNTLDATVPGRLYVPGGYQNWVPDVAPTLNQSGDIFDGFVYMNIETGFKFTSAPDWDHTNFGFDSEGVLTKDGDAAGLTYGPGFFRYQVDTVNLTYVASLVESFGLIGTATPGAWDSSTPMTYDEATDTWRATADLVVGALKFRANDAWDINYGVADITSLRGQLYFDGGSYDVKEDGNYTVILSFDTQKTPYQFNYEIIKN
- a CDS encoding RagB/SusD family nutrient uptake outer membrane protein, producing the protein MKTLISKLSLVILFGLSASACMSDLDTVPLNEQTINSATIFDTPEGYKQFLAKLYGSMTLTGQRGEFGLPEISAGDEGTTSFMRVYWSAQEMSTDEAITAWNDPGLINFHYQNWSDNNLYIKLLYQRIFINISYCNEYLREVDKRIDGLSGDLLADVKGYRAEAVTLRALYYYYAMDLWGNVPFITDQDDVGAFMPDQVSREFLFEFIETELLDVIPDLMDPGTNEYARIDKAMAYTLLAKMYLNAEVYIGEDRYTDCLTYANLVINSGQYTLVDDYSNLFKADNHRQRDEIIFPIAEDGDNTRNYGGLTFIIHGAVGGSMDADNDYGIAAGGWSGHRMTSSFVEESFADVTGETDSRAIFHTDGQELEINNPVLFNQGYLCGKFKNLTSYGDKGKNTNFVDTDFPLFRLADVYLIYAEAVLRGGTGGDLATALAYINDIRERAYGDSSGDITSADLDLDFILDERGRELYWEGHRRTDLIRFGQFSGGTKTWDWKGGVKEGVATSDHYDLFPIPAFDLGLNTNLEQNPEY